A portion of the Streptomyces sp. YPW6 genome contains these proteins:
- a CDS encoding EamA family transporter, with translation MHASSRFQGRSAGLGLALLSAFAFGGSGVAAKPLIEAGLDPLHVVWLRVAGAAVVMLPVAWRHRYLVRERPALLAGFGLFAVAGVQAFYFASISRIPVGVALLVEYLAPALVLGWVRFVQRRPVTRAAAVGVVLAVGGLACVVEVWAGLSFDLLGLLLALGAACCQVGYFVLSDHGGQDGRSGEGEGEQAEPPHPVGVIAYGLITGAAVLTVVSRPWGMDWALLGGSARMNGTDVPAWLLLGWIVLLATVLAYVTGVVSVRMLSPQVAGVVACLEAVIATGLAWVLLGEHLSAPQLIGGFVVLSGAFIAQSTAPKPPSGPVAAGAGTGAVAGPVEGELSHGRAPH, from the coding sequence ATGCACGCGTCTTCGAGGTTTCAGGGCAGAAGCGCAGGGCTGGGGCTCGCCCTGCTTTCGGCCTTTGCGTTCGGTGGTTCGGGAGTGGCGGCCAAGCCGCTGATCGAGGCGGGGCTCGACCCGCTGCACGTGGTCTGGCTCCGTGTCGCCGGCGCCGCCGTGGTCATGCTGCCGGTCGCCTGGCGCCACCGGTATCTCGTACGGGAACGTCCCGCCCTGCTCGCCGGGTTCGGTCTCTTCGCGGTGGCCGGGGTCCAGGCGTTCTACTTCGCCTCGATCTCCCGCATTCCCGTCGGGGTGGCGCTCCTGGTCGAATATCTCGCCCCCGCGCTGGTCCTCGGCTGGGTCCGCTTCGTGCAGCGCAGGCCCGTCACCAGGGCCGCCGCCGTCGGTGTCGTGCTGGCCGTCGGCGGACTCGCCTGTGTCGTCGAGGTCTGGGCCGGGCTCAGCTTCGATCTCCTCGGACTGCTGCTCGCCCTCGGCGCCGCCTGCTGCCAGGTGGGGTACTTCGTCCTGTCCGACCACGGCGGACAGGACGGCCGGTCCGGGGAGGGTGAGGGCGAACAGGCCGAACCCCCGCACCCCGTCGGTGTCATCGCGTACGGACTGATCACCGGCGCGGCCGTCCTCACGGTCGTCTCCCGCCCCTGGGGCATGGACTGGGCGCTGCTCGGCGGCAGCGCGCGCATGAACGGCACCGACGTTCCCGCCTGGCTGCTGCTCGGCTGGATCGTGCTGCTCGCCACCGTCCTCGCGTACGTCACCGGGGTCGTCTCGGTCCGGATGCTCTCGCCGCAGGTGGCCGGGGTCGTCGCCTGCCTCGAAGCGGTCATCGCCACCGGGCTGGCCTGGGTGCTCCTCGGCGAGCACCTCTCCGCGCCGCAGCTCATCGGGGGATTCGTCGTGCTGTCCGGTGCGTTCATCGCGCAGTCCACCGCCCCGAAGCCGCCCTCGGGTCCGGTGGCCGCCGGAGCCGGAACCGGGGCGGTGGCCGGGCCGGTCGAGGGGGAGTTGTCGCACGGCCGGGCCCCGCATTAG
- a CDS encoding Clp protease N-terminal domain-containing protein, producing MQNRTPRIPEQPAPSHPELDARFTHELAAVLTGARRRALRDGDRQVDTAHLLHSLIETDPEVREAFDGGPQLARVLGYLVQRSIGYGLRWQGSVEDSGAVPVVRAPAADGWSPSALAAMDDALYRAASRGEGRAAGLDLLAALAADAESRAVEVLARGGVDAGWLSGRVAGVLAAGEARRG from the coding sequence GTGCAAAACCGGACGCCGCGGATCCCTGAACAGCCCGCACCGAGCCATCCCGAACTCGATGCCCGCTTCACCCATGAACTGGCAGCGGTGCTGACCGGTGCGCGCAGGCGCGCGCTGCGGGACGGGGACCGTCAGGTCGACACCGCCCACCTCCTCCACTCCCTGATCGAGACGGACCCCGAGGTCCGTGAGGCATTCGACGGAGGGCCGCAGCTGGCCAGGGTGCTCGGCTATCTCGTCCAGCGCAGCATCGGCTACGGACTCCGCTGGCAGGGCTCCGTCGAGGACTCCGGGGCCGTGCCCGTGGTGCGTGCACCGGCCGCCGACGGCTGGTCGCCCTCGGCGCTGGCCGCGATGGACGACGCGCTGTACCGCGCGGCGTCACGCGGCGAGGGCCGGGCCGCCGGTCTCGACCTGCTCGCCGCGCTGGCCGCCGACGCCGAGTCCCGCGCGGTGGAGGTGCTCGCCCGCGGGGGCGTGGACGCCGGGTGGCTGTCCGGGCGTGTGGCGGGGGTGCTCGCGGCCGGGGAGGCGCGGCGCGGCTGA
- a CDS encoding aminotransferase class I/II-fold pyridoxal phosphate-dependent enzyme → MLGEYRITGRRASEIAAAIERGVGSGDLPPGHVLPPMRELAARLEVNPNTVAAAYRTLRERGVIETAGRRGSRVRDAPASTSRGSLRIEAPPGVRDLGTGNPDPELLPGLGPALAAAAAADAESRGLYGQAPVVPEFAAYARAALDADGVPAGPVAVTSGALDGIERVLAAHLRPGDTVAVEDPGWGSVLDLVPALGLRVAPVGVDDSGPLAAEVERVLRAGARALVVTCRAQNPTGASVDAPRARELRAVLARHPDVLLIEDDHGHAIVDLPLCPLAGVSDHWAFIRSVAKAYGPDLRVATLTGDAVTVDRVEGRQGLGPGWVSRLLQRAVLQLWTSGAVDTRTVARSYGDRRDALIQALAERGVSARGRSGMNVWVPVSDETGAVARLLHAGWAAAPGARFRLDTPQAVRLTVSPLAAADIGPLADAVAAAAGPARPVSYG, encoded by the coding sequence GTGCTAGGAGAATATCGGATCACAGGGCGGCGTGCATCGGAGATCGCTGCCGCCATCGAGCGCGGGGTGGGCTCCGGAGACCTCCCGCCGGGGCATGTGCTTCCGCCCATGCGGGAGTTGGCCGCGCGTCTGGAGGTCAACCCCAACACCGTGGCGGCCGCCTACCGGACGCTGCGCGAGCGCGGGGTGATCGAGACGGCGGGCCGCCGTGGGAGCCGGGTGCGCGACGCCCCGGCCAGCACTTCGCGCGGCTCCCTGCGGATCGAGGCGCCGCCGGGCGTCCGGGACCTCGGCACGGGCAATCCCGATCCGGAGCTGCTGCCCGGCCTCGGACCGGCGCTCGCCGCGGCCGCCGCCGCAGATGCGGAGAGCCGCGGCCTGTACGGGCAGGCTCCGGTGGTCCCGGAGTTCGCCGCGTACGCCCGCGCGGCGCTGGACGCCGACGGGGTGCCCGCCGGGCCGGTCGCCGTGACCTCCGGCGCCCTGGACGGGATCGAGCGGGTTCTCGCGGCGCATCTCAGGCCGGGCGACACGGTGGCCGTGGAGGACCCCGGCTGGGGCAGCGTGCTCGACCTCGTACCGGCGCTCGGGCTCCGCGTCGCGCCGGTCGGCGTGGACGACTCCGGGCCGCTGGCCGCGGAGGTGGAGCGGGTGCTGCGGGCCGGGGCGCGGGCCCTCGTCGTCACGTGCCGGGCACAGAACCCGACCGGTGCGTCGGTGGACGCCCCGCGCGCCCGCGAACTGCGCGCGGTCCTCGCCCGCCACCCGGACGTGCTGCTGATCGAGGACGACCACGGGCACGCCATCGTCGACCTGCCGCTGTGCCCGCTCGCCGGGGTGAGCGACCACTGGGCGTTCATCCGCTCCGTGGCCAAGGCGTACGGCCCGGATCTGCGGGTCGCCACGCTCACGGGGGACGCCGTCACGGTCGACCGGGTGGAGGGCCGGCAGGGGCTCGGGCCCGGCTGGGTCAGCCGGCTGCTGCAGCGCGCCGTGCTCCAGCTGTGGACGTCCGGCGCCGTCGACACCCGTACGGTCGCGCGTTCCTACGGTGATCGCCGGGACGCGCTCATCCAGGCACTGGCGGAGCGGGGGGTCAGTGCCCGGGGCCGCAGCGGGATGAACGTGTGGGTGCCCGTGAGCGACGAGACCGGGGCCGTCGCCCGGCTGCTCCACGCGGGCTGGGCGGCGGCCCCGGGGGCCCGCTTCCGGTTGGACACGCCCCAGGCCGTCCGGCTCACCGTCTCCCCGCTGGCCGCGGCGGACATCGGTCCCCTGGCGGACGCGGTGGCCGCCGCCGCGGGGCCCGCCCGGCCCGTCAGCTACGGCTGA
- a CDS encoding PadR family transcriptional regulator yields MRSHGHGYEHRPGHGGPGHHGRGEGDGRRAAFGPFGPPFGGGPFGGGRGRGGGGRGRARRGDVRASILALLKDRPMHGYEMIQEIGERSGGAWRPSPGSVYPTLQLLEDEGLIVSASEGGKKLFTLTESGRSEAETGPEAPWEEAGRGVDWEGVHEIRQAGFGLMEAFGQVWKTGSADQRQKALTVINDARKKLYLILADEH; encoded by the coding sequence ATGCGTTCACACGGACATGGATACGAGCACCGGCCGGGGCACGGCGGGCCCGGTCATCACGGTCGAGGCGAGGGGGACGGCCGGCGGGCCGCTTTCGGGCCGTTCGGGCCGCCCTTCGGTGGTGGTCCCTTCGGTGGTGGGCGCGGCCGTGGCGGCGGCGGTCGGGGGCGAGCGCGGCGCGGTGACGTGCGTGCGTCGATCCTGGCTCTGCTGAAGGACCGTCCGATGCATGGTTACGAGATGATCCAGGAGATCGGCGAGCGCAGCGGCGGGGCCTGGCGGCCCAGCCCCGGCTCCGTCTACCCGACGCTTCAGCTGCTGGAGGACGAGGGGCTGATCGTCAGTGCCAGCGAGGGTGGCAAGAAGCTGTTCACGCTCACCGAATCCGGGCGGAGTGAGGCCGAGACCGGCCCCGAGGCTCCGTGGGAGGAGGCCGGGCGCGGTGTCGACTGGGAGGGCGTTCATGAGATCCGGCAAGCCGGATTCGGTCTGATGGAGGCGTTCGGGCAGGTCTGGAAGACCGGCTCGGCCGATCAGCGGCAGAAGGCGCTGACCGTCATCAACGACGCGCGTAAGAAGCTCTACCTGATCCTCGCCGACGAGCACTGA
- a CDS encoding cysteine hydrolase, whose product MPSRQSHERLTALLAPATTVLLTVECQQGVVGPDSALPELAAVARSSGALANIARLVAAAHASGVQVMHAIAESRPDGRGGNRNARLFHAAARLPVQQHTGSTAVRVAPPIEVADEDLVVRRLHGLSPLTGTDADPLLRNLGCRTLVVTGVSANIAIPNAVFDAVNLGYTAVVPADAIAGVPAEYTPAMVRNTLALVATVTTTDAVLGGWRRPRRQGAATPA is encoded by the coding sequence GTGCCGTCGAGGCAATCGCACGAGCGGCTCACCGCGCTGCTCGCCCCCGCCACCACGGTCCTGCTGACCGTCGAATGCCAGCAGGGCGTCGTGGGGCCGGACAGCGCCCTGCCCGAACTCGCCGCCGTCGCACGCTCGTCGGGCGCGCTGGCCAACATCGCCCGCCTTGTCGCCGCCGCCCACGCGAGCGGCGTCCAGGTCATGCACGCGATCGCCGAGAGCCGGCCCGACGGGCGCGGCGGCAACCGCAACGCCCGTCTGTTCCACGCCGCCGCCCGGCTGCCCGTGCAGCAGCACACCGGCAGCACCGCGGTCCGGGTCGCACCCCCCATCGAGGTGGCCGACGAGGATCTCGTCGTCCGCCGCCTGCACGGACTCTCGCCCCTGACCGGCACCGATGCCGACCCGCTGCTGCGCAACCTCGGCTGCCGCACGCTCGTCGTCACCGGCGTCTCGGCCAACATCGCCATCCCCAACGCCGTCTTCGACGCGGTCAACCTCGGCTACACGGCCGTCGTCCCGGCCGACGCCATCGCGGGGGTGCCCGCCGAGTACACCCCCGCCATGGTTCGCAACACCCTGGCCCTGGTCGCCACCGTCACCACCACGGACGCGGTCCTCGGCGGCTGGCGGCGACCCCGCAGACAGGGCGCGGCTACGCCAGCCTGA
- a CDS encoding LysR family transcriptional regulator, with product MLNLERLRTLDALARHGSVSGAADGLHVTTSAVSQQMAKLEREVGQRLLARNGRGVRLTDAGRLLADHAARILSQVELAQSDIEAQRGEVVGEVRICAFPTAARGLFPATLTSLRTDHPDLTVRTLELEPEQGVRAVFRGDVDLAVVLDWSNKRLPVPGGLTKAELLDDAPDIAMPVEHPLADRDEVDLEDFADDPWVSWPEGEFCYDWLMFTLRSRGIEPRIAHLAGEHHTQLALIAAGFGVCVAPRLGRGPVPDGVRLVPVRQTMRRHVHAVWRTDADRRPSVRAAVAALRAAGAGVAAGGA from the coding sequence ATGTTGAACCTGGAGCGGCTGCGTACCCTGGACGCCCTCGCCCGGCACGGTTCGGTGAGCGGCGCGGCCGACGGGCTGCACGTCACGACGTCGGCGGTCTCGCAGCAGATGGCCAAGCTGGAGCGCGAGGTGGGGCAGCGGCTGCTCGCCAGGAACGGCCGAGGCGTCCGCCTCACCGACGCCGGCCGGCTGCTCGCGGACCATGCCGCGCGAATCCTGTCGCAGGTGGAGCTCGCCCAGTCCGACATCGAGGCCCAGCGGGGCGAGGTCGTCGGCGAGGTGCGGATCTGCGCCTTCCCGACCGCGGCCCGGGGGCTCTTCCCCGCCACGCTCACCTCCCTGCGCACGGATCACCCCGATCTCACCGTCCGTACGCTGGAGTTGGAGCCCGAGCAAGGGGTGCGGGCGGTGTTCCGCGGGGACGTGGACCTGGCCGTGGTGCTCGACTGGAGCAACAAGCGGCTGCCCGTGCCCGGTGGGCTGACCAAGGCCGAACTCCTGGACGACGCACCGGACATCGCGATGCCCGTGGAGCACCCGCTGGCGGACCGCGACGAAGTGGACCTGGAGGACTTCGCGGACGATCCATGGGTTTCCTGGCCGGAGGGCGAATTCTGTTACGACTGGCTGATGTTCACCCTGCGCTCCCGGGGCATCGAACCGCGTATCGCCCATCTGGCCGGTGAGCACCACACGCAACTCGCTCTGATCGCGGCCGGGTTCGGCGTCTGCGTGGCCCCCAGGCTGGGGCGCGGCCCCGTGCCCGACGGGGTGCGCCTGGTCCCGGTGCGGCAGACCATGCGGCGGCACGTCCACGCGGTGTGGCGCACGGACGCGGACCGCCGCCCGTCGGTCCGTGCCGCGGTGGCGGCACTGCGTGCGGCGGGGGCGGGTGTGGCGGCCGGAGGCGCATGA
- a CDS encoding Rieske (2Fe-2S) protein: protein MSAAQEHRSLLGRRRVIAAAGAAGAAAALTACGGSDDAKGSETVEQPGSGGEEQGGAVLAATADIPEGGGVVFAQQKVVVTQPKPGEFKAFSSTCTHQGCAVKDVSAGTITCPCHNSTFDAATGSPTGGPATQPLPAREITVEGDSIRLA from the coding sequence ATGAGCGCAGCGCAGGAGCACCGGAGCCTCCTCGGACGCCGCAGGGTCATCGCCGCGGCGGGAGCGGCCGGAGCGGCTGCCGCCCTCACCGCGTGCGGCGGATCGGACGATGCGAAAGGGTCCGAGACGGTCGAGCAGCCCGGGAGCGGGGGCGAGGAGCAGGGCGGTGCGGTGCTCGCCGCCACCGCCGACATCCCGGAGGGCGGCGGAGTGGTCTTCGCGCAGCAGAAGGTGGTGGTGACCCAGCCGAAGCCGGGCGAGTTCAAAGCCTTCTCGTCCACGTGCACCCACCAGGGCTGCGCGGTCAAGGACGTGTCGGCCGGGACGATCACCTGCCCCTGCCACAACTCCACCTTCGACGCCGCCACGGGCAGTCCGACCGGCGGGCCCGCCACGCAGCCGCTGCCCGCCCGCGAGATCACCGTCGAGGGCGACTCGATCAGGCTGGCGTAG
- a CDS encoding DMT family transporter, translated as MSAPCEPRATAPASAPPPPVPTAPSAPGTTPAPAARRPALDWRIRFAGLSLIWGFSFLLIKVGTEGYAPFQVTFGRLLAGTAVLVAAMAMRRERLPRSARTWGHLTVAALLLNALPFSLFSYAELTIPSTLAGICNATSPLWGMALSVVALSEDRPTRRRVAGLGVGFLGVLTVLGAWQGFSGLDLPGTGMALLASLCYPVGWIYVRRTLAGTGSSTLALTGSQLCLATLQLAVVTPLFTTAPASFPLLPTLSVIALGALGTGLAVLLQYGLVQEVGPTTAQMVTYFIPVIATAAGVALLGERLSWNTPVGALVVLAGAALTQSRPLRTTAPARAPGQNPSPPDADPARLSRS; from the coding sequence ATGAGCGCTCCCTGCGAGCCGAGGGCCACCGCCCCGGCATCCGCCCCGCCCCCTCCCGTCCCGACCGCACCGTCGGCGCCGGGCACCACACCGGCGCCGGCCGCCCGGCGCCCGGCTCTCGACTGGCGGATCCGGTTCGCCGGGCTCTCGCTCATCTGGGGGTTCAGCTTTCTGCTGATCAAGGTCGGGACCGAGGGGTACGCCCCGTTCCAGGTCACTTTCGGCCGTCTGCTGGCGGGTACGGCGGTACTGGTCGCCGCCATGGCGATGCGCCGGGAACGACTGCCGCGTTCGGCCCGGACCTGGGGGCACCTCACGGTCGCGGCGCTTCTCCTCAACGCGCTGCCGTTCTCGCTCTTCTCCTACGCGGAGCTGACGATCCCCTCCACGCTGGCCGGGATCTGCAACGCGACCTCGCCTCTGTGGGGCATGGCGCTCTCGGTGGTCGCCCTGTCGGAGGACCGCCCGACCCGCCGCCGGGTGGCAGGTCTGGGCGTCGGCTTCCTCGGTGTCCTCACGGTGCTGGGCGCCTGGCAGGGCTTCTCCGGCCTGGATCTCCCGGGCACGGGCATGGCCCTGCTCGCCTCGCTCTGCTACCCGGTCGGCTGGATCTACGTCCGGCGTACCCTGGCGGGGACCGGATCGTCGACGCTGGCGCTGACCGGCAGCCAACTCTGCCTGGCCACGCTGCAACTGGCCGTGGTGACCCCGCTGTTCACCACGGCCCCCGCTTCCTTCCCTCTTCTGCCCACGCTCTCCGTCATCGCCCTGGGGGCGCTGGGCACGGGCCTCGCGGTCCTGCTCCAGTACGGCCTGGTCCAGGAGGTCGGTCCGACGACGGCACAGATGGTCACGTACTTCATCCCGGTGATCGCGACGGCGGCGGGCGTCGCACTCCTCGGCGAGCGGCTGAGCTGGAACACCCCGGTCGGAGCGCTGGTCGTCCTCGCCGGGGCGGCCCTCACCCAGAGCCGCCCCCTCCGGACCACCGCCCCGGCGCGGGCCCCGGGCCAAAACCCGAGCCCGCCGGACGCGGACCCCGCCCGCCTCAGCCGTAGCTGA
- a CDS encoding SRPBCC family protein: MAEVSAEARIEAPAGKVWDRLTDYASYGEWNATHTDFPGGGPAELKPGAAYEENMRLMGFPAEVSWTVDALERGRLLATRGKGPMGVNLAMRYSLTPEGDATTVRIDGEFTGAAVSLMGGKLTDSATAALQESLRKLGGLVTP; the protein is encoded by the coding sequence ATGGCCGAAGTCAGCGCCGAGGCACGCATCGAGGCACCCGCCGGAAAGGTCTGGGACCGCCTGACGGACTACGCGTCGTACGGGGAGTGGAACGCCACCCACACCGACTTCCCCGGGGGCGGCCCGGCCGAACTGAAGCCCGGAGCCGCCTACGAGGAGAACATGAGGCTCATGGGCTTCCCGGCCGAGGTGTCCTGGACGGTCGACGCCCTAGAGCGGGGCCGCCTGCTGGCGACCCGGGGCAAGGGCCCGATGGGGGTCAACCTGGCCATGCGGTACTCACTGACCCCGGAGGGCGACGCCACGACGGTACGCATCGACGGGGAGTTCACCGGCGCGGCGGTCTCCCTGATGGGCGGCAAGCTCACGGACTCCGCGACGGCGGCGCTCCAGGAGTCACTGCGCAAGCTCGGCGGGCTCGTGACTCCGTGA
- a CDS encoding pyridoxamine 5'-phosphate oxidase family protein: MSHTAVPEGTASGAPGSGVPAPYTPTDRTVPTRARDRASYDRELVHSILDEAYLCHLGFVRDGAPVVLPTLFGRVGERLYVHGSTGSRPLRAANGADPGLPVCLTVTHVDALVLARSAFHHSLNYRSVVVHGTAVTVTDPEELRLALDAIVDQVVPGRSRDSRPANGKELAATAVIRLDLNEVSAKVRTGGPNDEPEDGALPHWTGIVPLTRGYAPPVPADDLDPAVGIPDYLSAF, from the coding sequence ATGTCGCACACCGCAGTGCCCGAAGGCACCGCTTCCGGGGCCCCGGGATCCGGCGTCCCCGCCCCCTACACGCCCACCGACCGCACGGTCCCCACCCGGGCCAGGGACCGTGCCTCCTACGACCGGGAGCTGGTCCACTCGATCCTCGACGAGGCCTACCTCTGCCACCTGGGCTTCGTGCGCGACGGCGCTCCGGTCGTCCTGCCGACCCTCTTCGGCCGGGTGGGCGAGCGGCTGTACGTCCACGGCTCTACGGGTTCGCGACCGCTGCGGGCGGCGAACGGTGCGGATCCGGGGCTGCCGGTCTGCCTGACGGTCACCCATGTCGACGCGCTGGTGCTGGCCCGGTCCGCCTTCCACCACTCGCTGAACTACCGCTCGGTGGTGGTGCACGGCACGGCCGTGACCGTGACCGACCCCGAGGAGCTGCGGCTCGCCCTGGACGCGATCGTGGACCAGGTGGTGCCCGGCCGTTCCCGGGACTCACGCCCGGCCAACGGCAAGGAGCTGGCCGCGACCGCGGTGATCCGGCTGGACCTGAACGAGGTGTCCGCGAAGGTCCGCACCGGCGGCCCCAACGACGAGCCCGAGGACGGCGCCCTCCCGCACTGGACCGGCATCGTGCCGCTCACCCGGGGCTACGCTCCGCCGGTCCCGGCGGACGACCTGGACCCTGCCGTCGGCATACCGGACTATCTGTCAGCATTCTGA
- a CDS encoding EamA family transporter has translation MPFSASSALPVGRSLLYLVVAGVAWGTAGAAASLIFRVSDLGPLALSFWRCAGGLVLLAGALALRPRRTPREPEPRRRRVLRILGTGIGLTVFQSAYFAAVEVTGLAVGTVVTLGAGPVLIAVGARALLGERLGRGGLAAVTGALTGLVVLVLGGEGGDVVPAGVLLALLSAAGYAAITLLTRWLGRDGGGGDPLTTSAWAFGIGAVGLLPMALAEGLVPHTAETGQVLWLIVYVAAVPTALAYALYFAGAAVVRAATVSVIMLLEPVSAAVIAVTVLRERLTVATVLGTLLLLTAVAGLALAEARGAAVARRKEPAVV, from the coding sequence ATGCCCTTTTCCGCTTCATCCGCGCTGCCCGTCGGGCGGAGCCTGCTGTATCTCGTCGTCGCCGGAGTCGCCTGGGGCACCGCCGGCGCGGCCGCGTCCCTGATCTTCCGGGTCAGTGATCTCGGCCCCCTCGCCCTGTCCTTCTGGCGCTGCGCGGGCGGTCTCGTCCTGCTCGCGGGCGCGCTCGCGCTGCGTCCCCGCCGTACGCCCCGTGAGCCCGAGCCCCGGCGTCGCCGGGTGCTCCGCATCCTCGGAACCGGCATCGGGCTCACGGTGTTCCAGAGCGCGTACTTCGCGGCGGTCGAGGTCACCGGCCTCGCCGTCGGCACCGTCGTGACGCTCGGCGCCGGGCCCGTCCTGATCGCCGTCGGGGCGCGGGCGCTGCTGGGCGAACGCCTCGGCCGGGGCGGTCTCGCCGCCGTGACCGGGGCTCTGACCGGACTCGTCGTGCTGGTCCTGGGCGGCGAGGGCGGTGACGTGGTGCCGGCCGGGGTGCTGCTCGCGCTGCTGTCCGCCGCCGGGTACGCGGCGATCACCCTGCTCACCCGGTGGCTCGGGCGGGACGGTGGTGGCGGCGACCCGTTGACGACCAGCGCCTGGGCGTTCGGTATCGGAGCGGTGGGCCTGCTCCCCATGGCCCTGGCCGAAGGGCTGGTGCCGCACACCGCCGAGACCGGGCAGGTGCTGTGGCTGATCGTCTATGTGGCGGCGGTCCCCACGGCCCTCGCCTACGCGCTGTACTTCGCGGGAGCGGCCGTCGTCCGGGCGGCCACCGTCTCCGTGATCATGCTCCTGGAGCCGGTGAGCGCGGCCGTCATCGCGGTGACCGTCCTGCGGGAGCGGCTGACGGTGGCCACGGTCCTCGGCACGCTGCTCCTGCTGACCGCCGTGGCCGGACTGGCCCTCGCCGAGGCGCGCGGCGCGGCGGTCGCCCGCCGGAAGGAGCCCGCGGTGGTGTGA
- a CDS encoding pyridoxamine 5'-phosphate oxidase family protein, which produces MTDTQRRGRRIMMTPEERDAYLGQQRTCRVATLGADGAPHIGALWFVWDGGSLWLYSITRSLRWSQLREDARIAVVVDDGEAYEQLRGVELTGRAEFVGEAPRTGEPCPELLEPERLFPAKYFGLTEMPHDGRHAWLRLTPEKITSWDFRKLAGLR; this is translated from the coding sequence ATGACCGACACCCAGCGACGAGGCCGCCGGATCATGATGACGCCCGAGGAGCGGGACGCGTATCTCGGCCAACAGCGTACCTGCCGGGTGGCGACACTCGGCGCGGACGGCGCCCCGCACATCGGCGCGCTGTGGTTCGTCTGGGACGGCGGCTCGCTCTGGCTGTACTCCATCACGCGCAGTCTGCGCTGGTCCCAGCTGCGCGAGGACGCCAGGATCGCCGTGGTCGTGGACGACGGCGAAGCGTACGAGCAGCTGCGCGGCGTGGAGCTCACCGGCCGGGCGGAGTTCGTCGGGGAGGCGCCCCGGACGGGCGAGCCCTGCCCCGAACTGCTGGAGCCGGAGCGGCTGTTCCCGGCGAAGTACTTCGGTTTGACGGAGATGCCGCACGACGGGCGGCACGCCTGGCTGCGGCTCACTCCGGAGAAGATCACCTCCTGGGACTTCCGCAAGCTCGCCGGCCTCCGCTGA
- a CDS encoding glycoside hydrolase domain-containing protein yields the protein MSRHRLSKKGRYITWATTGVVAAAGAGIAAETSMAAGVWPAQKTYTGRAFDTCAAPSLAAMKAWNTKFYGAAAVYIGGKNRGCAQPHLTKSWVKSVNSTGWKLIPLYVGAQPPCQKSANPERFTASTAASVGARNAKDAVAKASALGMKAGSPIYLNMESYDITDKACNDATLTYVRSFTKTLRNATYRSGLYGFSSSSAKAIATAPNKTDLPGNLWYALWNKKNTTTTDWPWNPAQYTNHSRGHQYMVNSRETRGGYTITVDRNAWDAPVAIIG from the coding sequence TTGTCCAGACATCGGCTGTCCAAGAAGGGCCGCTACATCACCTGGGCGACGACGGGTGTCGTCGCGGCTGCGGGCGCCGGGATCGCAGCGGAGACATCCATGGCGGCCGGCGTTTGGCCCGCCCAGAAGACGTACACCGGTCGAGCCTTCGATACGTGCGCTGCACCCTCGCTCGCGGCGATGAAGGCGTGGAACACGAAGTTCTACGGTGCCGCCGCTGTCTACATCGGCGGTAAGAACCGTGGCTGCGCCCAGCCCCATCTGACGAAGTCCTGGGTGAAGTCGGTCAATTCGACCGGCTGGAAGCTCATCCCGCTCTACGTGGGGGCGCAGCCTCCCTGCCAGAAGAGCGCGAATCCGGAGAGGTTCACCGCTTCCACGGCGGCCTCCGTCGGTGCACGTAACGCGAAGGACGCGGTGGCCAAGGCATCAGCGCTCGGGATGAAGGCGGGCAGCCCGATCTACCTGAACATGGAGTCGTACGACATCACCGACAAGGCGTGCAACGACGCCACCCTCACCTACGTACGCTCCTTCACCAAGACGCTGAGGAACGCAACCTACCGAAGCGGCCTCTACGGCTTCAGCAGCTCCAGCGCCAAGGCCATCGCCACCGCCCCGAACAAGACGGACCTGCCAGGCAACCTCTGGTACGCACTGTGGAACAAGAAGAACACGACCACCACCGACTGGCCGTGGAACCCCGCTCAGTACACCAACCACAGCCGCGGCCATCAGTACATGGTCAACAGCAGGGAAACACGGGGCGGTTACACCATCACAGTCGACCGCAACGCATGGGACGCCCCGGTCGCGATCATCGGCTGA